The window CGACGGGTAATCCAAGGGAGTGAAGGGACTCCGCGAGGGCCTTGGCATTCCTCCTCACGGCGGCCGCGTACTCATCGCCGTAGGTCAGCATCTCTATGGCTGTAACTATCGTCGATGCATACCTGTGCAGGTGGTAATTGGATGTCATTACTGGGAACACGGATCTCTGTATTTCCTTGAAGAGGTCCTCCCTGGATGTGAAGATGACTCCTCCCTGGGGTCCCGGGAATGTCTTGTGAGTTGATGAGGTCATTATGTCGGCCCCCATCTCTAATGGGTTGGGGAATTGATGACCAGCTATTAATCCAAGGACGTGGGCCGAGTCATGCATTAGCACTGCGCCAACCTCGTGAGCCGCATCCGATAATTCCTTAATTGGGTGCGGAAACAGGTAGAGGGAGGCGCCGAGCAGCACTAGCTTTGGTTTCTCCTCGATTATTAATTTCCTGGCGGCATCCACATCAACATTAAAGGCATCCTGGCTCCAGGGCAGGTATGACACCCTTAACCCGAATGCCTTTGGCGCCCCCGTCTCATTATGACTTATGTGTCCCCCTGCGGCGGTTGGTAGGGATACTATTTTCTCGCCTAGCCCCGCCACTGAGTGATAAACGGCCATATTAGCCACGGTGCCTGATATGGGCCTTACATCGGTGAATTTTGATGAGAATAGCGTGGACATGAGGTCAACAAGCATTTGCTCAGCCTCATCTATTAGGGATACTCCCTGATAGTACCTTTTACCTATTGTTCCCTCCGCGTACCTACCCATCATATCGTTGAGGTAGAAGTACTCCGCCAGCGGCGACATAACGTTCTCGCTCGGTATTAAGTTAATTGTTTCCCGCCGCCGCCAAGTATTGTGCTTATCCATTATTGAGCGAAGCCTATTCAGCGATGCTAATGCTTCCTCCTCTCTCATTAACTGAACCAATGAGGAGCACTATTAAACACTGCGCCCACTACTCCCTGGAGTATAAGTAGGGTATTCCAAACATCTTGGCGAGATCCGGATTAAGGGATGCAACGTCCTCCCTGGATACCTCGTGAATATCATACTTCCCAAGCGCCGACACAAGCATCTGAGTCTCCACCTTAAGGGCCTCAATATAATTACTGACCCCCTCCTCGCCCTTAACCATGGCGGCGAGAATCATTGGGCGACCAATATAGATGCCGCTCGCGCCGAGCGCCACTGCCTTAACCACATGGGTTCCATTATACATCCTGCCCGCCAATAATAGGCTCACCCGGGCCCCGCCTAGTTTAGCGTCCATTATCTTCCTTAGCCCAACAATGGCTGGGTATCCTAGATCCTTCATCGCGACCGAGGGAGCCATGCCTGTTCCGCCTTCCTTTCCATCTATCACGACCGCGTCCGCGCCCTCCTCATCGGCTATCCTAATCACGTCAGAGACATCCCTGTAGGGGCCCGTCTTTATCCATATCCTGGCCCTCGGGTAGTTATTCCTCATCATTCTAATTGTTCCCCTAAGTATGTCCTGGGTAAACGTGCCTGGAACCGAGTACCTCTCCACGTACTTATCCCTAGTGCTCAGGGGATCCTTCAGGAAGTGGTACTTCTCCCTCACCTTAATCGCGTCCTCCCTCCTCATCCTTATCACGCCCCCAAGGCCCGGCTTAGCTCCCTGACCAACCTTAACCTCAAAGCCTATCCTGCCCTCCTCTATGAATGGCTCCAGATCCTTGTCGCTATAGACCTTGTTCCAGTGCTCATCATATGAGTCCTCAACGTTTTGCTGAATGAAGACGCCGCCATGCCCATCCAGGTTAGTTAGGTACGCCATGATTCTCTCCTTAAATGAGGGGTGAAGCCGGCTCCTCCTGGCTCCATACCCCCGGACAGTGGCCACGTTCTCCCCGATACCCATGGGTATGCCAGCCTTAGCTGCCGCCCGAGCCACTTGAATCGAGTACCTACTCGCAATGTCCGTGGAGCCCATTGATGCAACCACGAAGGGCAGCGACGACTTGAAGCCGCCCAGCTGCGTCTCCAGATTAACATCCGTGAACACTGGTTCCCGGAGGAGCTCCGCCATTTTCTCAAGCCTCCTGGGAGTGAATGCAGGGGGCATTAGGACTAAGTCATCCATGGAGAGGAAGCGAGGATAGTGGCGGCGAGTAACGGAGGACCCCAGAACAGCGGCGCCGTAACCGCCTAATTCCCCGAATGGATATGCACCCTCCTCGCCGCGCAGCGCCTTGATGGATATCTCATCAAATGGGTAATCATCGATGAACTCCCTTAACCCCCTCAGGAGCGAGAGACGGGCCCTCACCTTAACTAGAAGCTCCGCGACCTTCATTGCTATGCTGGACATGATTACCGCCTCAAGGAGACACTATGCCGGCTACCTTGGGATAGGGGCGAGCCTCCCAGACCCCCCTTAATCCACATAGGTAACGAACGAGCCGCTCCACCCCAATGCCGAAACCCGCGGTTTGGAGGGGATAATTCTCCCTAAGCATCTCCAGGTACCACCTATACTTATTGGGGTCCTCCCCAGACTCCCGCATCCTAGCTATCACTCGAGCCGGCTCGAATTCCCTCTCGGCCCCCGATATTGCCTCGCCAAATCCCTCCGGATACAGTAAGTCAAAGTCCCTCAGGTAGCCGGGCCTCTGCGGGTCCTCCCTATCATAGAAGCCGCGGGCGCCCTTGGGATACTCGTAAACCGCTATTGGCGAGGCATGACTGGCGGAGAGCGTTTTCTCACATTCCCACCGAAGCTCCGTGTTTCTGGGGTTACTGCACCCCAACTTATTCACTAACTCAACGGCCTCCGCATGAGTGTATCTAGGGAATGGATGCTTAAATTCCGGCAAGGCTCGGCCCAACTTCTCCAGGTCCCTTCCATGCGCATCGGCAACTACCTTAACGGCGTAATCCACTAAGTCCTCGGCCAGCGTAATCACTTCCTCGAGGGATGCATTCCTCACTTCGAGATCGATTTGATAGAACTCGACTAAGTGCCTCCCCGTCAGCGCGCTGTCATTTGGCTCTAGCCTTATATTGGGGGACACGAAGTATATCTTGCCTAGGGAGGAGGCTAGGTACTGCTTATAGAGTATGGCACTGC of the Thermocladium sp. ECH_B genome contains:
- a CDS encoding serine hydroxymethyltransferase, which encodes MREEEALASLNRLRSIMDKHNTWRRRETINLIPSENVMSPLAEYFYLNDMMGRYAEGTIGKRYYQGVSLIDEAEQMLVDLMSTLFSSKFTDVRPISGTVANMAVYHSVAGLGEKIVSLPTAAGGHISHNETGAPKAFGLRVSYLPWSQDAFNVDVDAARKLIIEEKPKLVLLGASLYLFPHPIKELSDAAHEVGAVLMHDSAHVLGLIAGHQFPNPLEMGADIMTSSTHKTFPGPQGGVIFTSREDLFKEIQRSVFPVMTSNYHLHRYASTIVTAIEMLTYGDEYAAAVRRNAKALAESLHSLGLPVVAEEHGFTATHQVAMDVSKFGGGGPIAKALEEANIIVNKNMLPWDKSPVRPSGIRMGVQEMTRVGMGVSEMSEVARLIAKVVIQGVEPNKVKPEVMELRRGFTRIHYGFDLNAIGLNCPCLPLI
- a CDS encoding glutamate synthase produces the protein MKVAELLVKVRARLSLLRGLREFIDDYPFDEISIKALRGEEGAYPFGELGGYGAAVLGSSVTRRHYPRFLSMDDLVLMPPAFTPRRLEKMAELLREPVFTDVNLETQLGGFKSSLPFVVASMGSTDIASRYSIQVARAAAKAGIPMGIGENVATVRGYGARRSRLHPSFKERIMAYLTNLDGHGGVFIQQNVEDSYDEHWNKVYSDKDLEPFIEEGRIGFEVKVGQGAKPGLGGVIRMRREDAIKVREKYHFLKDPLSTRDKYVERYSVPGTFTQDILRGTIRMMRNNYPRARIWIKTGPYRDVSDVIRIADEEGADAVVIDGKEGGTGMAPSVAMKDLGYPAIVGLRKIMDAKLGGARVSLLLAGRMYNGTHVVKAVALGASGIYIGRPMILAAMVKGEEGVSNYIEALKVETQMLVSALGKYDIHEVSREDVASLNPDLAKMFGIPYLYSRE
- a CDS encoding asparagine ligase (AS-AR; AsnRS2; similar to asparaginyl-tRNA synthetase but lacking the N-terminal anticodon-binding site; the enzyme from Pyrococcus converts aspartic acid into asparagine), producing MDSELRATFINKSILELEEMTGNSKEFLDFLEKWLQGSWRWIKEDKYRTMLRVEATAMHAVREFLDSHGFIEALAPIIGPVTDPGIRGAKQATIDFYGHEYKVMSSAILYKQYLASSLGKIYFVSPNIRLEPNDSALTGRHLVEFYQIDLEVRNASLEEVITLAEDLVDYAVKVVADAHGRDLEKLGRALPEFKHPFPRYTHAEAVELVNKLGCSNPRNTELRWECEKTLSASHASPIAVYEYPKGARGFYDREDPQRPGYLRDFDLLYPEGFGEAISGAEREFEPARVIARMRESGEDPNKYRWYLEMLRENYPLQTAGFGIGVERLVRYLCGLRGVWEARPYPKVAGIVSP